In the genome of Candoia aspera isolate rCanAsp1 chromosome 1, rCanAsp1.hap2, whole genome shotgun sequence, one region contains:
- the PPP1CB gene encoding serine/threonine-protein phosphatase PP1-beta catalytic subunit gives MADGELNVDSLITRLLEVRGCRPGKIVQMTEAEVRGLCIKSREIFLSQPILLELEAPLKICGDIHGQYTDLLRLFEYGGFPPEANYLFLGDYVDRGKQSLETICLLLAYKIKYPENFFLLRGNHECASINRIYGFYDECKRRFNIKLWKTFTDCFNCLPIAAIVDEKIFCCHGGLSPDLQSMEQIRRIMRPTDVPDTGLLCDLLWSDPDKDVQGWGENDRGVSFTFGADVVSKFLNRHDLDLICRAHQVVEDGYEFFAKRQLVTLFSAPNYCGEFDNAGGMMSVDETLMCSFQILKPSEKKAKYQYGGLNSGRPVTPPRTANPPKKR, from the exons TGCGAGGATGTCGCCCTGGAAAGATTGTGCAGATGACAGAAGCTGAAGTTCGGGGTTTGTGTATAAAATCGCGAGAAATTTTTCTTAGCCAGCCCATTCTTTTGGAGCTAGAGGCACCACTGAAGATCTGTG gtGATATTCATGGCCAGTATACAGATTTACTTCGATTATTTGAATATGGGGGATTTCCACCAGAAGCTAACTATCTTTTTCTGGGAGATTATGTGGACAGAGGCAAACAATCCTTGGAAACTATCTGCTTGTTACTTGCATATAAAATCAAATATCCTGagaatttttttctcctgagAGGAAATCATGAGTGTGCTAGTATAAATCGCATCTATGGATTCTATGATGAAT GTAAACGACGATTTAATATCAAACTCTGGAAGACCTTTACGGACTGCTTTAATTGTCTGCCTATTGCAGCAATAGTAGATGAGAAGATTTTCTGCTGCCATGGAG GATTGTCACCAGATCTGCAGTCAATGGAACAGATCCGAAGAATTATGAGACCCACAGATGTTCCTGACACAG GCTTGCTCTGTGATCTGTTGTGGTCTGATCCTGACAAGGATGTGCAAGGCTGGGGTGAAAATGACCGTGGAGTTTCCTTTACTTTTGGAGCTGATGTGGTCAGCAAATTCTTGAACAGACATGATTTGGATTTGATTTGTCGAGCTCATCAG GTGGTTGAAGATGGCTATGAATTCTTCGCTAAACGACAGCTGGTTACTCTATTTTCTGCTCCTAATTACTGTGGAGAATTTGACAATGCTGGTGGCATGATGAGTGTGGATGAAACTTTAATGTGTTCTTTTCAG ATTCTGAAACCttctgaaaagaaagcaaagtacCAGTATGGTGGACTGAACTCTGGACGTCCAGTCACTCCACCTCGCACAGCTAATCCGCCGAAGAAGAGGTGA